The genomic region AGCTCAGGATATAGCCGCCAACGCGGCCATCACCCAACTGCCTTCACTTCCCCACAAATTGCGATAATGGTCTCCGGTGCTGTGTTCATGTTGAGCTGTTAGGCTTACCCCCGCCTGCGGGTTGGTTTGTGCTACGTCTGAAGCGTGTAGCGCTCCGTGGTTGGTTGATTACTCTATCCGCGTCCCATCTGCTTGGGTGAACATCCCTTCGTCATCTTCAACCTGCCCGTCTATCTTATGCGCTCCACGGACTCGCTTATCGCGACGAGTCGACCATGCACGTTTGAAGTCAGCCCTTACCATACCTCTTTTTGGCTAGCGTTTATCGTAACTACTGCGGTGGTCCGTGCAATCAAATCGGCTTTGCAATTCGGAGTGAGTCTCGAAGGCTTTGGATCGCTTTGGATACCTCTGCTTCCGGTCGGGTCTTTCATCTTGCCAAACAACTCCTGCATCTCGCGATGAATCGTGTCCACTGGATTTCCTTGATAAAGGGGAAGAACTTTGTCGGCAGCCCGCTCCACTTGCTTGTCAAAGTCCGAGGCGTAACTCATCCCAATCATGGTCAACCGTGTCGAACGCGTCACGCATAGACCAGTCCACTAAGGCAGCGCGGTCGTTCGCTGTTGACTTCTCCCCTTAACTCATCCGCTGCGTTGAACGGGTCTTTGCGCTCATCTTCATCAAGGGCAAAGGACCAGCGGGTACTCCCGGGGTTCCTTCTCAATGCACGAAGCTCGCGCTGGATGGTCCACTTCAATGGCGCGGCATACTCAGCACGTGCTCAACCTTACACCAACATAGCGCGGCACGAACAGGCTCCGATCTCGCTGTGTCTGCCAGTAGCATCCGCATGGTTGCGGGCGGTCATCGCGTTCTCCACATCTTTCGCTTGCTGGCGTGGGTTGATCTGTATCCCCTTGCTGTGCGCTTCCTGTTGCGCTGGTTGCACGTTTGGTGGTCCCGGGCGGTAGTTGGGTAGGGTCTGGAGCTTTCCGGGACTTGAGGGTGATTGCCTAGGCGGCAGAAGGTCGGGACGGGGGAGCAACATATCTGCGCGGTTCGGGCGACTCTTCTAGTCCCCGTTCCCATCGGAGATCATTAATCTCGTTGCCAGACTGTTATCGGGACAATTGGGCTTCATCCAACCGAACCTCTTCGGGGTTGTCCCACTCTATCGGCTCGTACCCGGCTGGTGACGTTTGGGGTCTGCCAGCACCGGAGAATCAGTTAGCGTGCCCACGCGCTTCGTTTCGCGTCAGGACCAATGGGCGCTGGAGTGTGTGCCACTGACCTGGCTGAAGCTCGCAGCTGGAGCGGCGGCATCGTAAGTTCCGGTTGGGGATACCCACGGCGGGGAGATCATTTACCACGCGTCGGTCCACGTTCTCCGCCATCTCTCGAGAGGTTGGGAAGGTTGCCCGTCGCATCAGCAATGACGGCGTTTGCGTTGGGTAAAGTAAAAGGGGAAGCCACGTTATCCGTCCTGATGTTCCTGCAAGAACTCTTGTACGAAGGTCTTGCGGTCAGCAGGTCGCACCTCTGACGCTGGGATTCGATGAACAGCGGCGGGGATGCTCCGTTGCGAGAGTGGTTGGTTGGGTGTTCACGGACATCGTGAACCCGTCAGTAACCGAAAGGGCTGCGGTGATGCGGCTGCGACCGCGACCATTGCCCTTCCATCGTCCCCGATTCGGAGTCATCTGACTTAAAACAAAGCTCTTCCGGTAGGGTAACATCGTCACGAATTGGTGTCCCAGACCTCATAACCGCCGTTGCTGGCTGCCCCCACGCGCCCAGGGATTACCGTCACCAACGTCGCGGGGATCGCAGATTGGTTGCGGTACGCGCTTCCTCTCTCGGCATCCAAGGAACGCGGCCACGCGATGCTTTGCCCGGTACTCGATATGCCTTCGGAATACGCTCTTCCCACGTCAACCACGGGATCAGTGGTTCACGGGTTCTCCATCAACAACGCCATCCAGTGATCGGCTGGAGCTTCTCTTTCTTCCCCCTTGCTCTCTTCACGCGGGTCGCGAACGCGCCTTCCTCCAACCCCGCACGGGCTTCGGCCCTTTGCTCAAAGTAAGTGTAACTCACTCCGGAGAAGCGGGTCGGAGTGAAGGTGCGAAGGGTAGCGGCTCCGTATCGGCTGGCGAACCAACGGCCTGCCATCATGGGAGAGCTTCGCCGCAACACTGCTGATGCGACCGCTCGCCAATCGCTGTAAGGTATGTTCGTGGGTTGCCATGTTTACACTTTCTGCATTGCCCGAACCAGTAGCGCAAGGGCTTCGGCGCGGTCGGGGCTTCGCCCGCCAATCGCTGCCTTTTACCTCGTCCTCCATGGCGATCTTGATCCTCGCACTGTCTCTCAAAGCGGTGCGCCTTTATCTCTTGATCGGCAGCTTATCCGGTGGGGTGCGATAGGGTCATCGCTGTAAGGGTCTAACGCTTCAAGCGCAGTACATTTCAGCCGCACGTTGTAGAACCCAAAGTTTCCTTGTTTGAATCCGCGCCCTGTTGCTGCTGCTGCGTTGGCTCCATAGACTCGATGTTCCCCGTCTTCAGGTGCATCGTATGCACTCCACCCACGCCAATCTGGTCAATGACAATCGGCACAAGACCGAGGTCGTCACTGGTTTCATACTCTCGCAGCACAAGGTTCGCAACATCGCTTCCCTTGGTCTGACTGCAGGACTGCGAGAGATCATCTATCCAACGACCGTACGCCTTCACCGATCACCGTGTTGTCTTCACCCCACGGGCAACGTCTATCCCCATCGCGCTCAATGGCCCGGGCATGCCACCGCTTGCCTTGCGTGCGCTTCCCATCGGAGATGCGAAAGCTGCAACCACTCGGACGGGACAACCTGCCATTCATCGTCACGCACCCCGGTGCATATCCCCGTAAAAACAGTTGGCTGCGAAGAGGCTCCGGCGTTGCTTGAAGGTTTGCCAGATAGGTCGCGTCTGCCATCAGGTACGGGTTATCTGTCAAGCGTGCTGGGATGAACGTCCGGCTTCGAAGTAACTGTCTCCCTTCCCCGTGGCGTGTCAACCTCAAACGGGCTGCCGCTTGGCACTTCCACCGTCTCACCGTTCACCACTGAGAACCATCGCAACTCGCCCGGGTTGGCGGGGTGTGGGTGCTCTTTGTCTATCCACGGTGCGAGGTACTCCAACACCCAGCTGCCTTCGGTTGTCGTTGGCGGGTTGAACGTGCTGATGACGCGGCAACGTTGCCCCGCACGGGCTGACCGGTTCCAACGGACGATGAACTCGTACTGCGTTCGGGTGAACTCTGTCACCTCATCAAAGACCTTCAAGTCGTGGGGTCGCCCCTTGTACTTGTTTTTGTCTTTTTCGTGTACGCAACTTCCGATCTCGATTTGCTGACCTGTGTCGAGCCGATAGATGCCGGTGTTCTCGTTGAGCTTCCCAGCGTCTTCGACAATCTCACGCAGCCGCTCAATGATGCTGCGAGCTTGTGGTACTCCCTGCGAAGGATAAGGAGCGGTGGTGGGCTGTCACCGCAGCACCTAACCCCAAGTCAGTTTTTCCGCCCCTGCGCTCCCCGTAAAACACTTCATCGGCAGCGGATGCAAGTGCCTGTTGTTGTGGGATGTTATTCGGGTGCGGCTCCCAGAGCGGCTTCCTGATTGCGCTGCTTGTGCCGCCTCGAGAAGTCGAATCCTCAACACGGGCGTTTGGTAGCACCTTTGGATCGCACGAGATTCAACATCGGATACAAAAATGGATGCGTTTTTCACCCGCTCGAATCGCTCTTTTTGTTATATTTGTATATGGCACATTTACCTCACAACCGGCGCACTTACGTGCGGAAATATCGAGACACCAACCGCGATTCCATCAATACCTATGTTCGGCAATGGCGCGCCGAGCGGAAGGCGTGGGCCGTCGCTCATCTTGGCGGCAAATGCGTGCAATGTGGCGCGGTAGATAACCTCCACTTCGATCATATTGACCCCGCAACAAAGACTTTCACATTTCCTCTGCTATCAACTCTGGGCTTGAAAAACTCATTCAGGAGTTGAAGAAATGTCAACTTCTTTGCGCTTCTTGTCATCGGCAAAAGACCATCAAAGAACTTTCATCAGCCAAGCACGGATCACCCCGGATGTACAACCGTTACAAATGTCGTTGCGAGTTATGTCGGGGCTGGAAACGCGACTACGACGCTACTCGCCGTCTCCGTCGCGGGAAGCGGCCTCAAGAAGCCTGATTCCCTTATCTGCCATGACACCGTGGAGCGTGGCAAGCTCGGCGGCTGGCTGCTTCCTGATGTAGTCTGGATCACCTGCGACCTCCGCTTGCACCTTGAGAGTTGTGAGAAGGGTTGCCAAATACCCGAGAGTAACTCACCAGAAGTCGTGTTGCTTTTTTAGTGCAACTTGATGCATCGATCCGCTGAATCTGCTGCTTCCATCGAGAGACAAGGGATCTATCGATCTTGTAGTCCGCAGCAACTTCGCTGACGGATTGCCCTGCTAAAAGGGCTGCCGCGACCGCCGCTCCTCTTGTTCGCTATGCGCTTTCCCTCTTGGCATTGCTGCTATTTCTTTTCTTCCGTCGGCCTGCATCCTTTGCAAACAGGCCAATGATGAACAGGGCTACACTGAGAACCCCGTTTGCGCTTCCGTCGGGACTTCAACGATCCCAAGCGCGTTCAGCACCGTTGCAAGGCCTGCAAATGATTGCCCCGCTGTTGTCTTCCAGTTTCCCATGCCGCTTCTCAATAGGTTGATTAGTTGAACGATTGTCCACGCTGCTTTGATCTTATCTAAGAACGACACCTTAACCTCCCAATCCCCAACAGGGTCGGACTCCATTGGGTCGGGTGGTCGTATCGGTGGGGATGCATCTGGAGCTGGCTCCATACCTGTCAGGGCTCGCGTGTCTCCACCGTCGTGATTATCGGCTCGCTCATGGCTCGGTTAGTTCAGGCTTGCGGGTCAGTATCTCCCCGCATTGGTTGCCGATGGCGCACCACGACTTGGTCTTGCACGGAGACGTTTAGGCTGCCTTGCCTCACTCTCACCGTCTCGGTGACAACGGCGCGGCAAAAGACCACGCCCGCAGGCTTTGCCAGTTCGTCTATTATCTCCAACGATAAGTCTCCGAGGGTGTAGAGAGCTTGCTCTATCGCCTTAGCAAACGGCGAAGGTTCAACGTGGATCACCATCCTTGCCATCCGAAAGCGATAGCCAAGAAGCGGTGTCTATGTGGGTGAAGCTCCGATAACATCCAAGCCCGCCCATGTGCTCCCCGAATATCTTTCCTGCTTTGAGGTCTCGTTGCACCTCTTGCGGTGTCTTGCCTCGCACCACAAAGTCCGCCGCCGTGCCAAGCATGTGCTGCGAGTGTTTCGCGCCACCAATGGAGCGGTTGTAGGTTGGGGTTCGGTATCCGCTGTTAATATGAACCGGCGCGTCGTAGTACTCCCGAATCTTGTCCAGAAGTTCCACCGTCTCTGAAGAGATCAGCACCGTATCCGACCCATCACGGCAAGCGAACTCGCTCACCTTGAAGTGCCGCCCCACGGGCTGATCCCCGTCAGTGGTAACGCTGTAACGCTTGACTGGCATACGTCCCCCGCTGGTTGTTGTGTATCCCTCACAATGATACGCAGGGGAGTGCGACGGTATCAAAACCGCCCGTTATCTCTCCATCGCCTTGC from Chlorobiota bacterium harbors:
- a CDS encoding DUF882 domain-containing protein — its product is MPVKRYSVTTDGDQPVGRHFKVSEFACRDGSDTVLISSETVELLDKIREYYDAPVHINSGYRTPTYNRSIGGAKHSQHMLGTAADFVVRGKTPQEVQRDLKAGKIFGEHMGGLGCYRSFTHIDTASWLSLSDGKDGDPR